From the Deinococcus aestuarii genome, the window GCTGTCGCTGTACACCGAATCGTATTACACCTTCAATGTGCGCTCCCTCCTGCACTTCCTCGAACTGCGGGACCACGAGGGTGCCCAGTATGAAACCCGCCTCTTCGCGCGGGCGATGGCGGAGCTGGCCGAGCCTTTCTTTCCCGTCACCTTCCGCGAGTGGAGGGAGTTGCACGCGCAGGGTTAATCTAAGAGCGGCCAAGCCTCCAACGGCACGTACAGCCCACCGGGTCCGGGCTTGCGCATCAGCCACACTTCCCGCGCGGTGAAGGTGAGGGGCGTCGTGTCCAGGTCGGCAAAGGTCGCCCGAGCCTCCTGCAACACGGTGGACACGTCCACCCCGCGCCGCCCCAGCACGAGGGTGAGGTGAGGCGTCATGTGCGGTCCCTCGTAGCCGAAACGGTAGGCCGGGCGCAGGGCGTCGAGAAGCCGGAGGTGCAGGGCGACCGCATCCGGCGAGTGGACCCGGAGGTAGACGGCGCCGCGGTTCGCAAAGACCCGCGCGCCCTCGATGCTCAGGGTGACGGGTGGGTGGGCCGCCACCGCCCCCCGCGCGGAGTCCGCCCAGGAAAGGTCGGGACTCAGGCCGCTCCGGGCTTTGACGGTGACATGTGGGGTGCTTTCTCGCATCCTCAACCCGGCGCGAAACTCCTCGACACGGGCCGCGAGGTCGGGCGGCGCAAGGAGGCCGACGAGGAAGGACGGCGAGTTAGCCACGGCGCCTCAGCACGCCGTCCCGCACCCGCAAAAAGCCTTGTGGGAAGGCACTTTCAGCCTGGACCATAGGTCAGCTTACCTCGCCTCGCGTCCAGCCCCACCGGACGCAGTGGCCTCATGGTCCAGTAAAGTTCAGGGGTGACCCAGGCCACCGAGACAGCGTTGAAGCGGACGCCCCTGCACGCCGCCCACCTGCGCGCGGGTGCCCGCATGGTGCCCTTCGGCGGGTGGGAGATGCCCGTGCAGTACGCGGGCGTCAAGGCCGAGCACGACGCGGTGAGAAGTCGCGCGGGCGTGTTCGACGTGTCGCACATGGGCGAGTTCCGCGTCTCCGGGCCCGATGCCGAACGGTTCCTCCAGCACGTCACCACGAACGACGTCATGAAACTCAAACCCGGACGTGCCCAGTACAACTGGCTGCCGAACGAGACGGGCGGGCTGGTGGACGACATCTACATCTACCGGGTCGGGGAGCAGGAGTTCCTGCTGGTGGTGAATGCGTCGAACATCGGCAAGGACTGGGCTCACCTGCAAACGCAGGCGGCGGGCTACGACGTGCGGCTCACCGACGAAAGCGACCGCTGGGGCCTCCTCGCCGTGCAGGGACCGCAGGCGGAGGCGCTGCTGCAACCGCACATCAGAGTAGACCTCGCCGCGAAGAAGAA encodes:
- a CDS encoding 2'-5' RNA ligase family protein, translated to MANSPSFLVGLLAPPDLAARVEEFRAGLRMRESTPHVTVKARSGLSPDLSWADSARGAVAAHPPVTLSIEGARVFANRGAVYLRVHSPDAVALHLRLLDALRPAYRFGYEGPHMTPHLTLVLGRRGVDVSTVLQEARATFADLDTTPLTFTAREVWLMRKPGPGGLYVPLEAWPLLD